The DNA region GGAAAACGATTAATCCAGGCTGTGGGAAAGGCAATGTTCTTTATACCCAATTGCCTGACCAGCTCTTGAGCAGgtttttgaaagaaaatgtCAAAGCAAGTAAAAAGTCCAAATTTAACGCCAAACGACGTTGTAAATACTGCCAACGACGCTGATTCTGgtttagaaaatttttcgtGGTAAAGATGTTTCTTGTGGTATTTTGCCAACAGCCGTCCATCAGTGTCAAACGCAACATTAGTATTGTAATTATCGAGCTTCTTTGTCCCACATCCTTTGTCAGTGAGAGGTTGACACGGTTGAACGTCTCCCATATTAGCTACAATAGCTATGGATAAATTTCTTGCCAGGCAGCTGAGTCTTCTCAGAACGGGCCGATCCTCATATTGCACTTCGGAAATACAAGGATTAATGTTCTCTGTCGATATAACCGTAGAAGAAGGAATATTTTCCATGTACGGCGAAATGCTGGACGATTGCAAAGTGACCCCGACTCCGTATATCCCGTCTTCAGGAAACACGACGATTTGCGCTCCAGATTGCTTAGCGTTTATAGCGTGTTTCTCATAGCTGGCTAAGTTCTCCATCATGAGAGACCGAGCGGCAGACAGGCTTACGGACCCAATCGGTGCGCGAATACTAGAAGGACTGTGCTCAACAACGGCAGCAACTTAGCTGTCGCTAGCAGCCAGTCTGGAGCTTCCCTGACTACCTCCAAGAAGTCCCCAGACGatcgaaaaagcgaagagcaTACCGGTAGCTTCCGTCGTAGCAAGCCGTTATACGGGATTCGGTACCGAAGGCTAGAGTATAATTACACTAATCATGTTCTTAACTAACTAGTTTCACAGATGACGGATATTGCTGTAGCAACAGCGGAAGATATTCTGCAACAGCGGAAAAATCCAGAGGCTTTATCTTTGTAGGCAATTGCTGGCTGCAGTCGAGCACGTCAATGCTCAAACCCTTATCAAATTTGGTGACCTTTTTCAAGCCATTTGATTCTTCTCTATGGATtgcctcttttctcttctgttgCATTCTGTTCCTTTTGGATTGTTCCAATTTTCTAACTGAATTTAACAGTTAACTGTGAATAATGTTTAGACAAAATGCTCTGACAGGGATGAAAGAGTACATCGGACGATTTTACACCGATTTTACTTAGTATCTTTTTAGTTCCTTGACTAGGGACACCGGTTTTGAGAAAGAGACACTTTCTACAACAGCAGAAGATGATATGTACTGACGATTTGGTAGAAAGACCCTGCCTTGAACAGGTTTGAAGCGTGTGACCCTCTCGTATTCTTCTAGGCGAATGATAtcttttttcgacttctGCAGTAAGTTAAGTACTGGCAAACTTCTTCGTTTCAGCGGCCATTCAAAATAGAATTCCTTTTCAAAGCATTACAGAATCACCCAGGCAAAGTGAATACAAATATGACACGGTAGCAGGGTCAGCTGTCGAACAATTTTCAACCTGTCTACCCTACAACGAAATATATGAAATGATGATTAGTCAAAAAGACGATGTCATGGTTAACTCGACTAACAAAAGAGCTA from Oscarella lobularis chromosome 19, ooOscLobu1.1, whole genome shotgun sequence includes:
- the LOC136198319 gene encoding biotinidase-like gives rise to the protein MMENLASYEKHAINAKQSGAQIVVFPEDGIYGVGVTLQSSSISPYMENIPSSTVISTENINPCISEVQYEDRPVLRRLSCLARNLSIAIVANMGDVQPCQPLTDKGCGTKKLDNYNTNVAFDTDGRLLAKYHKKHLYHEKFSKPESASLAVFTTSFGVKFGLFTCFDIFFQKPAQELVRQLGIKNIAFPTAWINRFPIMASVTVQQAWSRAMGVNLLAANLHVHYNSLFHDYEFTGSGIYSSGKVISEFMGSIPGESKLLIGKVEANPLGNPSKIGGNDHYVNKSYKPVDEKHPQYVYKALVGNEGAVDACHGNFCCHAKFSRQEVNGELFALGAFSGLDETKDEQFRI